From Carassius auratus strain Wakin chromosome 9, ASM336829v1, whole genome shotgun sequence:
tcatacccatgtcattatacagagttgtgtcctgatatgtctcaaaaacacgcacacactatatatatatatatatatatatatatatatatatatatatatatatatatatatcaattgttgtatttattgtaaCATACTAACTGTATTTATAATGACAATATTTCCTATTTATAACcaactagtaaaaaaaataaaataaataagtttataaaAGTTTAATAACAGTATAGTAACCACTAGTTGGTTCAAGAAAGTGCAGTCATATTTATCTGCAGTGTATAAAGTGACTAGATTGTGTGATTGAGAGTCTCTTTGTCTTTTTGGTGCAGAATGCTGCTCTGTTTGAGATCACTCATGACCTGCCGCCTGCTGAACCTGTGTTAAGTGATTGACAAGCGTCTGTGGGGCTTGGGCCCACCCACTGCGACAGTTCAGCGCACTGCCCCCTTCAGTGCTGTCCAGAATGAAGGAGAGGAACCTCACGCTGGACAAACTCAGAGACACGGGCAATGATGAGATGGGTCGGTCTGACGCAAGGACATTATGTGGATTTGTCAGCTTTAGAATTTACTGTATGCATTCAAGGTCAAATATTCAATTTTTCGccttcattttgtgtgtgtgtgcacgcaggTCACATGCTACATCACGTGAACATCGGACTGAAGGTGAAGCATGGTGTTCAGCAGATACCACCATCCTGGAGTCcagcattcagccaatcacacgcACTGTCCTGCATGTACGCCTCAGCATCACCCCGGGCTTCAGGAGGAATGACCGGGTAACCATGGCAACCACACCCAGGGCTTTCCATGCTGCTGCTAGTCTCTGGAATATCTGGATTTTCAGTTCCATAGACCAGGAGATCCCAAACTATAATGATCGCTTGTCCACAGATGAGCCAAACAAAATTacaaatcataatcataatttaatagCAGAAAATTAATTTCAATCAGTAACTTGTTTAAGGTATAACATTACAGGCATTGCAGATAGGATGTAATAAATTATAACATGCTAAATGAAACTTATGaaatttaaatgttgaaattattaaattgtttagataaaaagtcaaaattatttcaaacaaaaaGTGTAAATACATAAGTCATAAAAAGGGGTTCATACAAAGAGCTTAAAGCGCTTGAAGTAATTGAATTTGACTTTTTGAAATTTAAGTCCTGGACAACCTTTGAAACAGCCAAATTTAAGAAAAGGTACTTGAAAAGTACTTGAATGTTTAAAaagcagtatttaaaaaatgttaaattttagtttttttgataaaaacagttgttttcttGCAAAATTAACGAAGCATCACATCTGATATAAATACTAAGCCTTTTCTCCTGGCTTTAAGCAGCGCACGAGATCTCACGATATTACTCCTTGAGGTGAAAAACGGTCTCCCGATATCAGTAAAAAGTAGATTTTGTGGTGAAACCTTTGATAGTGCTTGCAGTTTATTGTTCGGTCTTGTTTTGCATGTGCTGCTCGTTGGGTTACAATTGGGAACACAAAGTCTGAGGGGCTTTGTGTTGCACTGTTATCATTTACAAGCTTGGAGCGCATCTCCATCTCAGCAGCTCAGTCCACAAACTCTTCCTCTGCACATGCTGTGAGTTTGgcttgcttaaagggttagttcatccaaaaatgaaaattatgtcattaataactcacccttatgctgttccaaacatgtaagacctccttttatcttcggaacacagtttaagatattttagatttagtccgagagctctcagtccctccattgaagctgtccgtgtccagaaaggtaagaaaaacatcatcaaagtagtccatgtgacatcagagggtcagttggaattttttgaagcatcgaaaatacattttgttccaaaaatagcaaaaacgacgactttattcagcattatcttctcttctgtctctgttgtgagagagagttcaaatcaaagcagtctggatatccggttcgcgaacgaatcattcagttcaccaaatcgaactgaatcgttttaaacaattcgcatctctaatacacattaatccacaaatgacttaagctgttaacttttttattgtggctgacactccctctgagttaaaacaaaccaatatcccggagtaatgcatgcactcaaacagtacactgactgaactgctgtgaagagagaactgaagatgaacaccgagtcgagccagataacgaacaatagactgattttcataattttcgaAAAGCGATATCTTTGCCATAGTATCTTTTCAAGTTGCCACAGCCATTACATGCTTTGCATGTACTGCACTTTATTTATACcatattgttttattagtttatttcttagaatttgaaaaataataacgATATTGTAATCTCTGATTTTCGtccttgaaaatgaaaaaaaagtagtGCTTGAAAAGTCATTGAAAGTCCTAGAATTTCATTTTGCAGTTTCTGTATATGTGTCATATAATTTGGTTTCAGTTAGTTTTAAAGTTATAAAGCTGTATAATATGCCAGGCTAAAAATATAAACTGCATTTtctaattttaatcaaaaaaaGCTTTTAATGGTATGTTTTAGTGAAATAGAATGATGAAGCCTTTGGGAGTTAATAGATAGTAATGCAATATATTTGTACTGAGCACATTATCTACAATTGCACATATCTTcaccgtaacacacacacacacacacacattcacagtagGTTAGGCAGGAGGAGCTGAAGGAGTCATTGATTTGGACATCTCCTCCCCTGTGTTTAAGAGCACAAAGGCTTGAATAGGCCCAGATCTGTTGCTATTGTTCTCTTGAGGGCCAGTGCTGTGATGGGCCACAGATGGGCCGCTCTGTGCCCGGTGTTCCTGTGTGACCATAACTCGTCCAGCGTGACACCCAACAGCTGGATGACCATCAGCCAACACTAATCACCCGCCGACATGCTCTGAGCATGACCTGCTCTCTGCCACATGTATGCATCGTTAACGCTACATTAATCCACTCAGTAGgtcatgaatataaaaataatacataatacatacagaaCACTGGCAACCAAAAATTTTTAGGTCACGTACTTTTGCATACTAATCATTTGgtgcaatgcacttattgtgtacagtacatacatatttttatattgtactaatataatttttaaacaaaatacctgTATGTAATTAAATGTGTAAGTAATTTCTGTAATTTCCTTCATGATTATACTGTTTGCCCAGCCCTTACACTTTAACCCACctttaaacctacccataacaaCAAAAACCTGTTCCTATAACCTTACCCGTTTCCCACCTCATTTGAACACATGTTGTATTATTatcacagtaataaatgacatttaacagCTGGATGGTTTAACAGCTGGATGCTTCATGGTTTAattacagtaaccatggtttttttggttttatttgtagtaaaaccatggttaattttcataagggctttgcctcaataaactcctaattagatgcttattaatagttattaaggtagttgttaagtttaggcatTAGGTAGGCTTAGGGATGTAGTATACATGTAGAATAAATGCcatataagtactaataaacagcctatatgctaataataggcatgctaatataCCTTCATATATCCCTGTTTGATAAATTTAatatctatacaaaataattcaTACTTTATATTACAGTAgtcatttcatcaaaaaaaaaaaaaaaaaaatatatatatatatatatatatatatatatatatatatatatatatatatatatatatatatatatatatatatattagtttttcaCTGTCATTGTTGAAGCACCAACTGTTCATTTGCTCCATCACTTTCTCTTCATGACAAACTCACAAATGTATTatctcaatttatttatttatttatttttatttttgtattcgtttatttcagttcagttaGCTGTGCAATTTTACCTTGGACCTTCATTAGATTTAGGTTTTtggaatgttttcatgttttcagtGCATGCTAAAAAATGTGCTATTTATGCCGTTCACCAGCAGGCTTTAATTCAGATCTCTAATGTGAATAAAGCTGTGTGATTCAGATTCGATTCAGATTCAGATCAAACAGCTCAAGGAAGATTTACTCACTCCGTGAGCAAAGTGAAAAAGCTCTCCGGTCACTCAGATGCTTTAATGCAAAATACGAGCTGCCTGACAATACGTATATCACTCGCTTAAATGTAAACCAGGCTACAACTCAACAGACTATAAAGATTTCACTCACTTTAGTGCTAAATACAAGCCATCGAATACAACAGATCGCTCTACACTCTATAAGGTTGTGATGAAGATTAGCAAGAGTTCATGTGCTGCTGTCGTTTAGAGATCTGAATCAAGTTcctgtgaaattattattattattattattattattattattattattattattatcttttatcAGACCACTGAAACCAGAAGTACAAGAAGTCTTTTGTAAAGTCTTTCTGTTTCTCGTGTAATGggaattatatatttatcattctCATGTGGTTTGGTGTCCGTGATGTAAGGTTGGTCATGTGGTTTCCATGGAAACAGTAGTTTTCACTTTCAtgaagcttttttgttttgttactgtgaactttggaagaaaaaaatgcaagttttattttattttttttttttttttttcattgtgtgacTTTTATGACACTTCgcctttaaatgtaatatctacAGTTGTGCTATTATCTATAGAacaagttttgttttatatatatatatatatatatatatatatatatatatatatatatatatatatatatatattggtatataaaatgttgaagctaaaactattaaaaatagttttttgctAATTGaaattaagcaaaaaaatatacaaataatacgtAAAACTCAAACTTCAACACCAACTAGATTTTTTGCTTTGGCAACTgactaaaataagtttaagtattaaaataaagaaatatgagaTATAAAAAAAGCACAGCAAATTTTCAAAAActtacatttatatgaaaactgaaaatataacgcttatcaatatattaataaatgctataatacgtatataaataatgttaaaataacaaaataggaatttaataaatctttttttttttttttttgtaaagggtgGAGATTAGATTAATGACAATACATGTGGTTATTTAATGAAGACGGCACATCGCACAATATCATTCAGTGAGCCAGAAATGTGAAATGCATTGCGGTGTGCGTTTCTAATCATATATTCCCTCTGGCACTGTCAGGTTGTGAGTGGAGAGCCCCAGCAGGTGGTCTTCACTATACCCATCTTTGAGCCCATGCTTTCTCAGAATTACATCCGAGCCGTGTCTGACCGCTGGCTGGGctctgaagctgtgtgtatgttcAGCTTCCAGCATCTCATCCTGCATGAAAGATGCCCTACACACACAGGTGTCTCCCAAATATACACGGTTAAATTTCAAGCTGTCAACAACTTCAtcctttaattactttatttgttatttaacatacatttcttaaaatttgTATGAAACGATGTTATTTTAGTAGATATActattataattgtaaaatagttcattttattgttgtaaaataGTCAGTTTAGTTAAAATGTTAGTAGTTGttgtgtgattatttttattaggttTGAACttggattacttttaaatatttttatagtacatTAAGTCGAACGGAAATAAGAAATGTCTTGGCAAatagcttttcttttcttttcttttttcggataacagttattttattttaagtaacaaaaatGCCACAGTCTAAGTTTCAGCGTAAAGACCATTCATTCACAGAAGGTGAACTACCAGAGACTCACAATTTTGCCCAGAACTGTTTTTCTTAGATGGCAAAATCGTGCAGTGTGCTCCAGGCTTTAGTCTATGAGATTTTTTTCACAGCGTCACAAGAAAGTTTTACATCTAATAATGCTCCTCATTAAGATGCAGTTATGTCTGTAGCACGAGTGATGTAGGACAAAGTTATGTGCAGAAgtctttattggcatctgtgggttctgtgaataattttaacgTCTTTAAGAACCCtgtattttggggaaaaaaaaaattttcctcTGTGGCATTACTATGAaaacttctttatttttttttcaagggaGTATGGGTGGAAGTAATACTTGTCACCTTTTTCCCTTGTGTAAGCAACTACAGTGGTCCCAAAGTGATCACATCTGAAATAAACCTGGGGCTTCAGACTCAACtcaaatgtgtgttttataatgAATTAGCCATGCGAATGTTCTTTTATATATCACTATTTTCATTTACTTCTTTCCAGAGCTCTTGGATCTTCAGCTGCTGCCTGTGACTGCATCAGGAAACCGGGAGTATGAGAGTCTATACAAGTTCACACACTTTAATCCCATTCAAACACAGATCTTCCATATACTCTACCATACAGAAACCAACCTCCTGCTGGGGGGCCCCACCGGCTCCAGCAAAACCATCGCTGCAGAAATGGCCATCTTCAGGGTCTTCAACAAGTACCCCACCTCCAAGGTCTGAACCTCTGCCATCTGTTAGGGTTTAGTTTTAGTTCTTATGAGATGGTTTAACTGGCATGTATCTCTGTGAGCAGGTGGTCTGCATTGCTTCTCTCAAAGCTCTGGTCCGAGAAAGGATTGAGGACTGGAAGATCAGAATAgaagagaaacttgggaggaagTGAGAGTGTTTATAGATTCTTCTGGCAAATATGTATCTGTTATTATTCCATGACCTTTTGTTTGCTCATTATCATACTTTTCTCTCTCTAGGGTGGTTGAGTTAACTGGTGACGTTACTCCAGACATGCGGGCCATCGCGCAGGCTGACATGATCGTCACCACTCCAGAGAAATGGGATAGAGTTAGCCACAGCTGGCAGAACCACAGCTATGTGCAGAaagtggctcttttttttttgtctttactaAAAAGAAGTTCAAAATACCTGAGCACCAGCATACTGTCAGTGAACATCTAAGTGGTGCTTAGATTAAATATATTCCGCCCGTTTTCCACCAAGTAACAAAACAAACACCAATAGAATAGCAGcagtgagaaaacagcagttaagaaagcatttaTTCATAGTGATGCACCAGCCTTGTAATTCAGCACTCCAGTCAcgttatgtttatttattcatcactTTATACGATAGATCCTTTAAAGCAAGCATCTTGTAAAGTGTGGTCTCTCAAAATTTTGTGGGCAAAAATGGTCTATGAATGAAGCTTTGCACACACAGAAGCCACTTTAAAACTAAGCAGCTTTTTGTTGCTCAGCGTTGGGAATTCAAGTGACCAAATTGATCATCAGAGAAATTTAAATGGGGAACTTTTtacaaagctatgagaatacttttgtttgcaaagaaaacaaaaaataacgactttattcaacaatatgTCTCCTCCACATCACCctatagtgccattttggagaggaTCACATACGTGAACAATGTATGCTATTCTGTGTTAGCAGTACCGTACGCAGATACATTGTTTACATTGTTTGCGCTTTGATCTGAACGTAAACAAAATATCCACGTACATACATTGCATACATTGTTTACGTATGttatactctccaaaatggtgctatagGGTGATGCAGAGtagatgaattgttgaataaagtcattatttttgttttctttgtgcataaAAAGTATTCTTGTGGCTTTGTAAATTaatagttgaaccactgatgtcacatggattattttaacaatgtccttgctatgtttctgagccttgatcgtgTTAGGATCCTTgcagtctatggagggtcagaaagctcctGGATTTCATTAAGAATATCTAAATttttgttccgaagatgaacaaaggtcttacttTCTTTGAaaagacatgaaggtgagtaattaatgacataattttcatttttcatcccTTTAAATAGTTCACACTACATATGGCCTTATGTAGACATCATCTACTAATTTCAATTATGTGGATATTCTTTTGTTTCTAACATAATACATGGAATAACACCCATGAAATaaccttaaacttttttttttttttttgaagaatggaCATTACCTTTTCTGTTCAAGCTTGACAGTGCCACTGTGCACAAAGCATGGTCGGTGTAGAAATGGTGTACTATGTCTGGTGTAAGAGCTTGATTGGCCTTCACAAGGTCCAGAATTGAAATCCCTTTGAACACTTTTATTTATGCAAGGTCCCATTGCATAACATCACTGATGCTCTTCCGTCTGAATGGGAGCAGATTTCAGCAGCCATGTTTCAAGATCACATGCTAAACTTTCCCAGAGGAGTGGAAGCCATTATGCCGCATCAAAGGGTCAAACAAACCCACGATTTTGAAATTAAATCTTCAACAAGCACATGAGTCTAGAGTGCAGGTGTCCACATTTGTTTGCCTGTGTAGTATAGCTGCTAGCCATGTATTAATGTCAAGGACTTGACATAAATGAATTTGAAAGCTTCAGCCCTTCTTGAAAACACAAGTCCTGAACCATGTGTAGTTGGAAAACAGTGATAATGCCCCTTTACTCGCGAGTAACTGCATGCATTTGCACACATGTATGGGTAGTTCTTGATTTAATAGACTGATTTAAGGGTCTCCCTTTATCCTTTAGCCTCCTTCAAGACTCTTTTTCTTTAGggatgatatttatttttacataaagttCATCATGCAAGCAAGGAGTACTGTTCTCCACAGGCTTGCATCGTTTGATTATTTTATGAAGACCTACATAAATTCTTCAATACATATGAAATAAAACTAGGCTCACAATTGCTTAATGTTAATGCTTACAGTGATCTACGTTTTTTTTGTTGGTCATAACATGACAAACATTTGCCAAACTGGTGATCATTTAACAAATCTTAGTTACgatatacaaaacattttataataataaaaaatatataaataaaattctaattctACATCAAAATATGCAcgaatatttaagaaaaaagactttttttttccttaaatataaattaatttcttaGTTTCAGGTTTGTGTCAGATTGCAAATGTACATTTATGTTCATTAAGAAAAACAGTAACATTCGTAAAAACGGTAACAACCTCATATTAAAAGGGTCAAATTTAAATAATCTGActctgacttttttttaattattattaaccatTGGTCATCTGCAGTATCACACAATTAGATCATGATAAGCGAAGGAAAAACTATTCATACTGTAACAACTCACTACCATGCTAAAATGTATGAATATACAATGGTATTTGTatgaaaaacaatttaaatacaaatgttataCATGTAAAAATTACTAATATAATACATTTCCATGTGTATATCCCACATTTCTGCCACAGTCCCATGGTACagttagtgttactacagtaaatccatgtAAACGCCTTCTAACGGGATTGATCATGGCTCCTGTTTATTGTGTTGAGATCATCGGCGCTGTTTCATCTGGCTTTAAACTAAATCACTGAGACATTTGTGTTCTTCAGTGAATTCAGACGCTTCTTGCCGGATCTCAcaatgctggtcatgtgatcgAGACCGATCAGAATGTAAATGCATCTGCTTGCGCCGAGCGGATAATTGGTCCATGTGGTTCCGTTTACGCACAGCCCTCCTTATTCTGTTACTTCTTccttatttggttttattataagAGTCTTCAAAACAATCTCTATTGTACataacactatataaataaaggtaacttgactttatttgaaaatatgtacTTTTTCTCTGACTTCACAGGTGAGGACAGAGGGCCGGTTCTAGAGGTCATTGTGTCCAGAACCAACTTTACCTCATCTCACACCTCTAAACAAGTGTGAATAGACAGGATAGAAACCCACCACAATACGCAACCGGCATCTATTAGCTCATCTCAGATTCCACACACATAACCTTTTAACATTACATCCCTATCTATTACATTTGACGAAAGACTTGATATCCAAATCGCTTTTGGAATCCGTCCATAGactgatatatacagtattgttcaaaataatagcagtacaatgtgactaacccgattaatcaaggtttttcatatatttttttattgctaagtggcaaacaagttaccagtaggttcagtagattctcagaaaacaaatgagacccagcattcatgatatgcacgctcttaaggctgtgcaattgggcaattagttgaattagttgaaaggggtgtgttcaaaaaaatagcagtgtggcattcaatcactgaggtcatcaattttgtgaagaaacaggtgtgaatcaggtggcccctatttaaggatgaagccaacacttgttgaacatgcatttgaaagctgaggaaaatgggtcgttcaagacattgttcagaagaacagcgtactttgattaaaaagttgattagagaggggaaaacctataaagaggtgcaaaaaatgataggctgttcagctaaaatgatctccaatgccttaaaatggagagcaaaaccagagagacgtggaagaaaacggaagacaaccatcaaaatggatagaagaataaccagaatggcaaaggctcagccaatgatcacctccaggatgatcaaagacagtctggagttacctgtaagtactgtgacagttagaagacgtctgtgtgaagctaatcgattttcaagaatcccccgcaaagtccctctgttaaaaaaaaggcatgtgcagaagaggttacaatttgccaaagaacacatcaactggcctaaagagaaatggaggaacattttgtggactgatgagagtaaaattgttatttttgggtccaagggccacaggcagtttgtgagacgacccccaaactctgaattcaagccacagtacacagtgaagacagtgaagcatggaggtgcaagcatcatgatatgggcatgtttctcctactatggtgttgggcctatttatcgcataccagggatcatggatcagtttgcatatgttaaaatacttgaagaggtcatgttgccctatgctgaagaggacatgcccttgaaatggttgtttcaacaagacaatgacccaaaacacactagtaaacgggcaaagtcttggttccaaaccaacaaaattaatgttatggagtggccagcccaatctccagaccttaatccaattgagaacttgtggggtgatatcaaaaatgctgtttctgaagcaaaactaagaaatgtgaatgaattgtggaatgttgttaaagaatcatggagtggaataacagctgagaggtgtcacaagttggttgactccatgccacacagatgtcaagcagttttaaaaaactgtggtcatacaactaaatattagtttagtgattcacaggattgctaaatcccagaaaaaaaaaaatgtttgtacaaaatagttttgagtttgtacagtcaaaggtagacactgctatttttttgaacacacccctttcaactaattgcccaattgcacagccttaagagcgtgcatatcatgaatgctgggtcttgtttgttttctgacaatctactgaacctactggtaacttgtttgccacgtagcaataaaaaatatactaaaaaccttgattattctggttagtcacattgtactgctattattttgaacaatactgtatacatatatatatatataggcaaatGAATATTTTCAGGATCGGTGCTCCTTCCTCTTCTCAGGTTTGATGTGATTTACATATGATTCACGGCAGTTCAAATCAAGCCAAAAGAAAAATCTTGGCCCTCAAATGGTATATTTAATGTTGAATGTAATTGATGGGTCTTGTTTCGGTGGAATCATGCTCGACTTGCACCCATAATGATTAGGAATGAAGTCAAATAACGATATTATCTGTAACACTGTACTAACGGTGCTATCATTTTCATCCTTTTTCCATTACAGATAGCTGACCGAACGTTCTGCAAGGGTCTATAAATAAGCAGCACCCCTCTCCCAGCGTGTAGCAGCATGTTGGCGCTGTGGCCGCATCAGGACAGACTGCAGTGGTTATGTAAACGTTGTTTTACTATTGCTGAAATGTCACCCTGCTAGACAGACGGGCAAGGAAGGGCTGGGGGTCTCCATAAATCTGACGTGTGCTGTTTGGACTGAGGCGCGTCTCTAGCTGCCCAATCCATTATCCAGCCCTTTAAATATGTGCACACACGCACCCGGGCCCGGGCCACTTGTGTGAGAGCGCAGTTGTGGGACAGGGGACAATGACAGGCTGTAATTACCCCCAGATGGGCCACTCTGTCAGGCACACAGCCAGCTGGGCACTCCATCTCTCGTCTTTCTCTGCATCTTCTCACTTTCTGGAACTGTTTTTCTTGCTTTGTTTTGTGGCCTCGTCCTTATTcatctctttctgtgtctctttCAGGTGGGAATGTTTAATTTCCGGCCCTGTGTTCACCCGGTGCCATTGGAGGTTCACATTCAGGGCTTTCCGGGGCAGTACAATTGCCCTCGTATGGCCAGCATGAATAAACCGGTCTTCCAAGGTAGGCCACAAGAAGTAGCATCATGGTAACAAGTAGTAAGGAAATTATCATGCAGAAATGCGAATTTTGTAATCATGTACTCTTCATTTCA
This genomic window contains:
- the LOC113108079 gene encoding activating signal cointegrator 1 complex subunit 3-like, whose product is MKERNLTLDKLRDTGNDEMGRSHATSREHRTEGEAWCSADTTILESSIQPITRTVLHVRLSITPGFRRNDRVVSGEPQQVVFTIPIFEPMLSQNYIRAVSDRWLGSEAVCMFSFQHLILHERCPTHTELLDLQLLPVTASGNREYESLYKFTHFNPIQTQIFHILYHTETNLLLGGPTGSSKTIAAEMAIFRVFNKYPTSKVVCIASLKALVRERIEDWKIRIEEKLGRKVVELTGDVTPDMRAIAQADMIVTTPEKWDRVSHSWQNHSYVQKVALFFLSLLKRSSKYLSTSILSVNI